The genomic DNA CACTGTTGAAAACAGATTTTCGAAGAGTGAACTAACATTGAACTTTCATGTTTAAAATCCCAATaacacaaagtaaaaatactctATGTAAAGGTGACTCTTACAGCTTCATAAAATAATTCATTGCTTTTAGTGAAATAATGGGCAATTTTATTTCTTACAGCTTTAGACATCCATTTAAATAAAACCCAGTTGCTAATTTTGGAGAGGAAATCTGTCCTTGGTGACAGTTCTTGGATGAGTTTTTGTAATGGGCCATAACACACTTAAAGACACtcttaaatgttttgtaaagtCTTAACCTGAAAGGTAACGATAACTGCTGTAGTGTAGTAAAAAGTACAGTATTTTCCCTTTAGATGTAAAGGAGTTGAAGTATAGTATAGGAAAAGTTCAAATACTCTAGTAATTGCTTAAAACCATACTAAAGTAaagtacatacactaccattcaaaactttggggtcacttagaaatgtcttaatatttgaaagaaaagcagtttttttcaatgaaaataacattaaatgaatcagaaatcgagtctagacattgttaacgtggtaaatgactagtctagctggaaatggctgatttttaatggaatatctccacagaggtacagaggaacatttccaggaaccatcactcctgtgttctaatgctacattgtgttagctaatggtgttgtgaacccaaacttttgaacagtacatATGAGAGCAGCTAAGTATTTTCCACCACAGTTCCAGCCTGCTGTTAGTTTATTAATCACATATGAAATGTGTGGACGTACTGCTGGCAATGACGTGGCTCTCCCCTGCCTGAGGCGTCGTCTCTGCATCGgggtggagctgctgcaggtctATCACTCTTCCTGCGGGATCCAGCACCACCGAGCTCTCGTTAACTGTGATGTCACTTGCCCCGCTGATGGCGTTGGTGGGTGGACCTCCGACAGACGCCTCGTAGTCTGGGGGAACCTCTTCTGAGCAGTCTGCGTTGAGCTGGAACCAACCAAAGACATGCTCTCGTCTATTATATGTCGCTTAGGATGTAAATGTAAATTCCCTAAAcagattaaaatgaaacttaCTGGGATTCCCAGGGCTTTGAGGATGTTCATTTTGCACATCGGACACGTTCGGTGGTCTTGTAGCCATGGATCCACACAGTGCTTATGGAAGACATGTCTAAtgaaacaagacaacaacacaTTATCAAAACAAGCGGCTGCTAAAATGCAGTGTTGTGTAGAAACTTTAATGTTTAAGCAACAAAGGTGGTGAAGCACACAAACCTGCATGGTAATATCCTTACAACGTCATTGGGCTTATAACCTTCAATGCAAACTGCACAGTTGTCAAAGTCTGATTCTGTTTCcttaaacacaaacaagacagatggacagaaatgcagtttaaatAAGTCCACTATCATTCAAATACTGAGattcaaatgtgtattttgtaagtgtttgtgtgtatagtttacagtaaatgttaatatttgcaGTGTGGGGAGCTGCAGTTACCTTGTCTCCTTTCTTAATGGTGCGGACTTGAAGCTTACTGATGGCCTTTTTGGCAGCATCTCCCAGACGCCTCTGTAGATACGAAACAAAAGGGTTTCCTTTAATCCTGACATGGCCAGGACCTTTACAATAGTGTTCAAAAGAAAACCCTCAGCAGCCTGTAGGTCTATCGCTGCTCTGGTAATTTACAATGCAGTCTTAGTAATTGGTCTATTTCTACGTAACCctagatgctccagtgattggaccctacactctataagtgtgacaaataatgacccgtataagaatcaatgtgtttttatgccatttctgtcattttggttgagaataatcatttgcattattgtttgtattattgtttgcattatatttttgtccacacaagaatgatttcatgcttgtttgtttttcacttcataacagattttgataattaaaaagaagaatattacacagaacggCAATAGAAGAacgtcaacatccattttgttgacatttttcactcttttgctccaagtttgtgcatcacctcttgtatgatattatcagtgataaagagcttggggttgtaatacaaatactacaatttctttaaaagtataaaaggttacttaaaaatttaaatggaattatatcaaaaatgttttttgaggaatagctggaatatgaaatgataaaaacatttcattacaaagatattgcaagaaaacgacctcaccagGTTGTAGTGGGTCTGGGTTTTGACCCACTTACGCATCTTATGgttaaaatgatcataaaagCATCCACTTTGTTGAATGAAATTTTGAAAAGATCACATTGCTCTGCAGTCTGAAGTGACAATTCGGTCTTCGTGCTTGTTGCATTGAAAATTAACTGAACAAATCAGCATCACTTGTTTTGGTACGCCGAGCAAATAAAACACCACCACAGGTCACAGAACAACCAGGAAAAATAACGTCagtctaaagcaggggtgtcaaacatgcggtccgcgggccaaaaccggcctgccagagggtccagtccggcccgtaggacgactttgtaaagagtaaatttacagagaagacattaactgcaaattgcagatttgtaaaactataaatttgcaataatttctagaccatgacaagttgttttgatcataaagtaaaatattagattgttcattgttcttttgtgcctcgttttgtcatattttgcttttttgtctgacttatgtcatttgtctcatgtttttgacattttgcttctcgtttttgttgttgtgtttccttttttgtcttgtttgtgcttttgtattgtttttatcattttatgttttgctttattcgttgtttttttgtctcgttttcgtccttttgtctttttttgtctctcttgtgtcgtttgtccattttttgttgctttgtgtctcatttttgtaataatttgtcatgttttcgttattttttgtctgactattgtcattttgatcataaagtacaatactatattgttcagttccagatccctgtgattaaatgttttgtgcctttttgtatataaactgtgatctgtaagttttaatgcacaaatgataaactgaggcaaaatattgttgaaattgatcttatttttcttaagaaatttcatgatgttttgtaaaaagataaatccttaaatgtgaacattttcagaacatactctgttgcactaaaacaaaggaaagatttggagttgtggttatttataggttgttatgctgtgatttcactggtctgacccacttgagatcaaactgggctgaatttGACTCAAAAtgagttggacacccctgatctaaaggGCAAACTGTGCACTACACGGTTACTTTTACTTTAAGTATCAGAAATTTGGCCATTAGACAGACTATCCATCTTCAGCCCTAAGTGGTTTTGACAATCCAgacaacaatacaacaaaacagaCCAGAGGAAGAAATACTCATTTCTAAAAACCTAACAACTGATGCATTTGTGTAGATGCCCATGCATATCCAAACACATATAAAGAGacaaatgtggggaaaaaaggagaTAATTGTGCATGCAGACTGTGTTTCAGGACCTAAATATGATGATTCCACCTGCTTCAGACCATATTTTCCAGTTTGGCAGCAGTGTGATGTATTTTGAAGGTATTTATCAAACACTCCGTCATTATGGAACGGCTCAAAGTCTGCTTTACCTCCCTAGGTTGCCTGGGAAATGAATTGGAAACAGATTCGCCCAATATGGGTGAATTCTTTGTACAACATAAATCAACATAATTAAAAGTGACAACAATGGTCGTCACAGCCGAGGCTCCCATTATGACAGACACAGTAATGTACGTCAGCAGAACGTCAGAGGAGGCCAATCATAACAAAGAGATAGCAAAAAGCAACTATTTGCACTGTTGGGTCAAAGGGCCAGAGAGCCGAGTCGGCTGATGGTTCACTGGGTTGCTATGTTTCTGTTCGGCCAGCTGTCAGGGATAATTCTGGCCTTTCTTAGCAGCCTTACAGACCTACAAGCTGCAGCACCGCTGGAAAAAGGACAGAAAGCGCACACAGTCCTACCTGGTTGCGATCTCGCGCGTTGGCGTAGCGGAACCTCTGGATGTAGTAGAAGACGAGCCAGGCGAGGGAGATGATCATGAGGACGATGAAGGAGATGGAGACGAACACCACCGACGTCCTGCTCACGTACTTCTGCAGGTTGCGGGTTCCTATGGTGATGTGGACCATGACCATGATGTGCCGCTCCAGCAGGGACACGATCTCACGGCCTTTGGGCTCCGGGATCATGATGGCCACGACGTCGCCTGTATCTGCACAGCAACACAGGAAGCAGCATTTCAGCCATCTCTACTGTATGTACGCAGcactctgttgtgtttttcataACAGGACCCATACATAcgtatataaaatataattaaactgaaacaaagaaatggagatttttttcttgCGGAGGATGCTTTAAAGCAGACTTTGGTGAGACACAATTTATAGGAAATGTCACTGAACAGTTAAAGGTTAATAGAAGTTTTTAATGTATACTTGTATTATAACTAGAGCTGTCATGATTGAGCTGATTAATCTACTGATGGTTGAAAAGTTTTCGCTGAcaaacaatttttgaaaatgaataattGTTTAAcccacattttaaattaatgcttaacattttcttttgaaatcaGGATTTGATGATTTTCTATGTCTGACATGAAACTGAGATAAAATGAATATGTGGAATCAACACATCCTGTGatttataaatattttgcactttacaaaccctgtgcaatatttctttttctacATACACTACTACATTGGCTTTCTATTTAGGTACAATAATCCTCTATCAGTATTtgtattaatcaaaaaaaaatctgtgcagtgCCACTGATATGtgtaataatgttatttttagaactaGCacttctgtatatatatatatggtttatttttattttttactacatTCCTTAAATTTTTGCTCTATCTTtactgctgtaacactgcaagtttccccactgtgggactaataaaggcttattttatttttaacaggaCATTTAAATACACCACTGTGACTCAATTTTAAGAACCATTTTTCCCCATTCTCtgattataattttaaaaatttaattgataataaaataaaggttaacTGTGGACCGGATACTGtcaaatacaaagaaaataatagGATTTTTTAAAGGTAGCTCAAACAAGTGAGCAAATTtatagaaagaaaataaatccagacaaaaaaatggttgatattattttacagaccaaGTACATGCACAATATACACAATTAGCTGTAATCTATTAGGCTTATGttaaaaatctgcatgtttCCTAAGAACACAGCCTCACATCAGACATCACAACGCTCTCAGGGGCATTTGAAGCTCCACTGCTTCGGATGAACAGTAAAGGGGAACCTTGGGTCGGTGGCTGAAGCTTGAACAGAACAGATCGACTAAAGCTTCGCTCTCAGTGTCAGAGGCTTCCCATCTGTTGATCTGCTTGTTTTGCACAATGAAGAATTTTGGAGTGTCTGAGCATCTTTGTGCTCCCGTACATGAAATATATCCGGGAAGAACTCTGTGTTTACAGAGTGTGATTCTCCTGGGGATTAGAAAGAGCTCACACTGTGCTGCAGCTTGGCCTCCTGACGTGACACTTAAGCTTTTGCACATCGAGCTCACAGATCTGCAGCTACTAATGCGACTGCAGCTATTACAGCCACAGCTTTTGAAGAAGTTCAGTCTATCTGTAAACTAAAACCTACAGTTTAGAGATAGAGCAAGTGCAATCATATAAATACTTTGGGACCATAATTGACGAAAAAGTGATGAAAACTGCAAGTCTGTCTGCAAGAAGAGCCATCAGCAGCTTCATTGCCtcagaaaactcacacatttccACACTGACTGAACCATCTTGACTCTGTTTTATCTTGCTGCTTGGTGGCATGGTTCGGTCAGACCTCACTGAACCAAATAGTGAGATGGTCCTGTTGCCTGATTGGTGAATCACAGCCTCCCTGTTCACTGAACAGGTACAGATGATGGTTTCATCAATTCTTAATAATGACTCCCATCCTCCACGAGGTGAATTCTTCCCTCTGGACGGAGGTTTTTAGTCCCAAGGTGCAGGACAAAGTGTtataaaaacagctttgttcCTGTCACCGTCAATGAGCTCAATATCAAGCAGTGAcatttgcactttattttatttgtttatcttATTTCTTAGGTCTATTTATTACTGTggcatttacattttatgtttttatactgttttttttatcccagagattgcttttatttccctcaggtttttttaaaattgtattttattgtgttttgtttttatttatcttgatcttatttattttatcttatcttttcacTTGTCCTTGGCAGAACACTGAGCACTTTCTTGTCTTGTCACTCGACCAAGTATCTGCCTGTCAGGTTCAGTGTATGTTTTGTAACAGAATGCCAAATGCAATCATTTTTTCTGCTATACAAATCTACCCACGGGTATAAATAAAGTAACCTTGAACCTTATGCTGCGATACGAAGCTCACAAACCGAAGATATGTTTAAAAAAGTATAGAAGACTTTTTGATCCAATATGAGGAATTAGTGAGAAACAATACTTTTGTTATGATATTCTCATTATCTACTAAGATTATCTTATATAATTTAAGGTTTGATTTGTTCTAAGGAGCCATTTTGGTTGTTTACAGGATGAAATTGTCCATACAGTtcaattaaattctattcttgtgacattttgtgtatCTCTCTCTTGTTtgtattgtgtgtctgttgtttgtCTAGAACTCAGTGTTACTGCTTCCTGCATACTCTTGAAAAGGAAGCTTTAAATCACAGTGAGGAATACATTCTAGATAAATACACTGAGAAGATCACCGGTTCATGTCCTg from Amphiprion ocellaris isolate individual 3 ecotype Okinawa chromosome 4, ASM2253959v1, whole genome shotgun sequence includes the following:
- the rnf150a gene encoding RING finger protein 150a codes for the protein MAPSLIRACRSLALSTWLLSFCFVHLLCLDFTVAEKEEWYTAFVNITYLDPATSEVRTEKTECGRYGEHSPKKEARGLVLVPALLQDRQACDPGVRFPPVPPNTAWVALVAAGNCTYREKIRNVANHNASAVIIYNVGSSSTNDTITMPHPDTGDVVAIMIPEPKGREIVSLLERHIMVMVHITIGTRNLQKYVSRTSVVFVSISFIVLMIISLAWLVFYYIQRFRYANARDRNQRRLGDAAKKAISKLQVRTIKKGDKETESDFDNCAVCIEGYKPNDVVRILPCRHVFHKHCVDPWLQDHRTCPMCKMNILKALGIPLNADCSEEVPPDYEASVGGPPTNAISGASDITVNESSVVLDPAGRVIDLQQLHPDAETTPQAGESHVIASSEHQPALSSDSDTSIIISTEVGVSEADLSAEQECVEAKSTANQS